The uncultured Methanobrevibacter sp. genome has a window encoding:
- a CDS encoding acetyl-CoA carboxylase biotin carboxylase subunit, translated as MFEKVLIANRGEIAIRVMRACRELDIDTVAIYSDADNTSLYTKYADESFPLGNPSPAKSYLNIEKIIGIALDSGADAIHPGYGFLAENQKFGEECEKNGIKLIGPSGDVIHQMGDKITSKALMKKAGVPVIEGTPEGVTDIEEAKDIARQIGYPVIVKASAGGGGIGMRAVYEEDELVRAIESTQSVASTNFGDSTVFIEKYLEQPRHIEFQLLADEHGNVIHVADRECSIQRRHQKLLEEAPSPIMTEELREQMGGSAVKAAEYIGYTSAGTVEFLYDNGNYYFLEMNTRIQVEHPITELVTNTDLIKEQIRIAAGEELSLSQNDIQVNGHAIECRINAEDPLNDFAPNPGKITGYRSPGGPGVRLDSGVYMNYTIPTFYDSMISKLITYGRNRNDAINRMKRALSEYIILGVKTTIPFHKAILRNPNFISGDLNTHFIDQHKKGIDAEMVNIIEEDAEYVNKLKSTFMPSKKIAAISAAVGSYQNAVKSQHMQK; from the coding sequence ATGTTTGAAAAAGTATTAATTGCAAATAGAGGAGAAATCGCAATAAGAGTTATGCGTGCATGTCGTGAACTTGACATTGACACTGTAGCTATTTATTCTGATGCTGATAATACTTCTCTATACACAAAATATGCTGATGAAAGTTTTCCTTTAGGAAATCCGTCACCGGCAAAATCTTATTTGAATATAGAGAAAATTATAGGTATCGCACTTGATTCCGGTGCAGATGCTATTCACCCAGGTTATGGATTTTTAGCTGAAAACCAAAAATTCGGAGAAGAATGTGAAAAAAATGGAATTAAACTTATCGGACCTTCCGGAGACGTAATCCATCAAATGGGAGACAAAATTACTTCAAAAGCTCTCATGAAAAAAGCGGGAGTTCCTGTTATTGAAGGTACACCTGAAGGTGTAACAGATATCGAAGAAGCAAAAGACATTGCAAGACAAATCGGATATCCTGTTATTGTTAAAGCATCCGCAGGTGGTGGAGGAATAGGTATGCGTGCGGTTTATGAAGAAGATGAACTTGTACGCGCTATCGAATCTACCCAATCTGTTGCATCAACAAACTTCGGAGATTCAACCGTATTTATCGAAAAGTACTTAGAACAGCCCCGTCACATTGAATTCCAGCTTTTAGCTGATGAACATGGTAATGTTATTCATGTTGCAGACAGGGAATGTTCAATCCAGAGAAGACACCAGAAGCTTTTGGAAGAAGCACCTTCCCCAATTATGACTGAAGAGTTAAGAGAACAGATGGGAGGAAGTGCCGTTAAAGCTGCAGAATATATTGGTTATACAAGTGCAGGTACTGTTGAATTCTTATATGACAACGGCAACTACTATTTCCTTGAAATGAATACACGTATTCAAGTAGAACACCCAATTACCGAGCTTGTCACCAACACTGACCTGATTAAAGAGCAGATTAGAATTGCTGCAGGTGAAGAGTTAAGCTTATCACAAAATGACATACAGGTAAACGGTCATGCTATCGAGTGCCGTATCAATGCAGAAGATCCGCTTAACGACTTTGCTCCAAATCCTGGAAAAATTACAGGTTACAGATCACCTGGTGGACCTGGTGTACGTTTAGACAGTGGAGTTTATATGAATTATACAATCCCAACATTCTATGACTCAATGATTTCCAAATTGATTACCTACGGCAGAAACAGAAACGATGCTATTAATAGAATGAAAAGAGCATTAAGTGAGTATATTATTTTAGGTGTAAAAACTACAATTCCTTTCCATAAAGCAATTTTAAGAAATCCTAATTTCATTTCCGGAGACTTAAATACCCATTTCATCGATCAGCACAAAAAAGGTATCGATGCTGAAATGGTTAACATCATTGAAGAGGATGCGGAATATGTAAACAAATTAAAATCCACATTCATGCCTAGTAAAAAAATTGCTGCAATTTCAGCAGCAGTTGGATCATATCAAAATGCTGTAAAAAGCCAACATATGCAAAAATAA
- a CDS encoding METTL5 family protein: MKKITRKKHLEMKLQSVPPHPNPKVGLEQYSTPSVIASDLIWNASSLGDIEGKNVVDLGCGSGILTLGCALMGANRAFGVDIDNDSITLARESLEKLKVENAEFILSDINDYDKDDAVDTVIQNPPFGSQRKAEHGQDLKFVEKACQLKPDVLYSFHMASTEEFLISYYEKNNLEITHIFRYNFPIPKIYEFHTKEKQNVDVIVIRAFSDF; this comes from the coding sequence ATGAAAAAAATTACACGTAAAAAGCATCTGGAAATGAAACTTCAATCTGTTCCGCCACATCCAAATCCTAAAGTAGGTCTTGAACAGTACTCAACACCTTCAGTTATAGCTTCCGATTTGATTTGGAATGCAAGTTCTCTAGGGGATATTGAAGGTAAAAATGTTGTTGATCTGGGCTGCGGCAGTGGCATATTGACTTTAGGCTGTGCTCTGATGGGTGCAAATAGGGCATTTGGTGTAGATATTGATAATGATTCTATAACTCTTGCACGTGAGAGCTTAGAAAAGCTTAAAGTTGAAAATGCGGAATTTATTTTAAGCGATATTAACGATTATGATAAGGATGATGCTGTTGATACTGTAATTCAGAATCCTCCGTTTGGATCTCAAAGAAAAGCCGAACACGGTCAGGATTTAAAATTTGTTGAGAAGGCATGTCAGTTAAAGCCCGATGTTCTGTATTCGTTTCACATGGCATCTACTGAAGAATTTTTAATAAGCTACTATGAAAAAAACAATCTTGAAATTACACATATATTCAGATATAATTTTCCAATCCCAAAGATTTATGAGTTTCACACTAAAGAAAAACAAAATGTTGATGTTATTGTAATTAGGGCATTTTCAGATTTTTAA
- a CDS encoding putative RNA uridine N3 methyltransferase produces the protein MYKDELSIFIPNSFLSESKDLKIRTYKVGILGRALAIFQADNVVIYNDDHVKNEDGAHDGDFIAEILSYMNTPQYLRKKAFPIMPELKHVGILPPLRTPHHPVNNQPDVGDYRQGFTVKRNKKGTYVDIGMDKLAFCKEQLTVKKIFDFKITKIAKKEVIVTPDKPDDVYWGYNVMSSNKSLKNSLKLIKPDLVVETTRYGDYIDSIFDELKHKVDECKSIAILFGGPYSSIEDDVSNPNWDLFKVNTIPDQGTETVRTEEAVVATLSLFNFMRF, from the coding sequence ATGTATAAAGATGAGCTATCTATATTTATTCCAAATTCATTTCTTTCTGAGTCTAAAGATCTCAAAATTCGTACTTATAAAGTGGGAATTTTAGGAAGAGCTTTGGCTATTTTTCAAGCAGATAATGTGGTTATTTATAATGATGACCATGTAAAAAATGAAGATGGAGCACATGATGGAGATTTTATTGCTGAAATTCTAAGTTATATGAATACTCCTCAATATTTGAGGAAAAAAGCGTTTCCTATAATGCCTGAATTGAAGCATGTTGGAATTCTTCCACCGTTAAGGACTCCTCATCATCCTGTAAATAATCAACCAGACGTGGGCGATTATAGACAAGGTTTCACTGTTAAAAGAAATAAGAAAGGAACTTATGTTGATATAGGTATGGATAAACTTGCATTCTGTAAAGAGCAACTTACTGTTAAAAAAATTTTTGACTTTAAGATAACTAAGATTGCTAAGAAAGAAGTAATAGTCACACCTGATAAACCAGATGACGTTTACTGGGGATATAATGTTATGTCCTCTAATAAGAGTCTTAAAAATAGCTTAAAATTAATTAAACCTGATCTTGTGGTTGAAACTACAAGATATGGAGATTATATTGATTCTATTTTTGATGAATTAAAACATAAAGTAGATGAATGTAAAAGTATTGCTATTTTATTTGGTGGCCCTTATTCTTCAATCGAGGATGATGTTTCCAATCCGAACTGGGATTTATTTAAAGTAAATACCATTCCCGATCAAGGAACTGAAACCGTCAGAACTGAAGAGGCAGTTGTCGCTACACTTTCTTTATTTAACTTTATGAGATTTTAA
- the rpl3p gene encoding 50S ribosomal protein L3, protein MVRHHQPRKGSVAFSPRKRAAKETPRVKSWPQMDEPKLLGLAGYKVGMTHALVTDTDKNSPTNGMEVFTPVTVLEVPPVVVMGIRAYEKTSRGLKVITEVLADNLDQELSRKISLPKEYNKSEAIAKIQGELENTEDIRVLIHTNPKVTSVPKKKPDIFECGIGGANPEEKLNTALELLGNEVKASEIFNEGEFVDAIATTKGKGFQGVVKRWGIRIQYGKAVRAGKGRHVGSIGPWTPRRTMWTVAQAGQMGYHKRTEFNKRILKIASADEVDQINPDGGFVKYGLVKNDYVLVKGSLPGPSKRLVILRQPIRPNNKAEDIPQINYISTKSKQGV, encoded by the coding sequence ATGGTTAGACACCACCAGCCAAGAAAAGGGTCAGTTGCTTTTAGTCCAAGAAAAAGAGCAGCAAAAGAAACCCCTAGAGTAAAATCTTGGCCGCAAATGGACGAACCAAAATTACTAGGCCTCGCAGGTTATAAAGTCGGTATGACTCACGCTTTAGTCACTGATACTGATAAAAACTCTCCAACCAATGGTATGGAAGTTTTCACTCCAGTAACCGTATTGGAAGTACCTCCGGTCGTAGTAATGGGAATTAGAGCTTATGAAAAAACTTCTCGTGGTTTGAAAGTAATCACCGAAGTACTTGCAGACAATTTAGATCAAGAACTTTCAAGGAAAATTTCTCTTCCTAAAGAATACAATAAATCTGAAGCTATTGCAAAAATACAAGGTGAATTAGAAAACACAGAAGATATTAGGGTATTAATACACACAAATCCAAAAGTAACTAGCGTACCTAAGAAAAAACCAGATATATTTGAATGTGGTATTGGAGGAGCAAATCCTGAAGAAAAATTAAACACTGCATTAGAATTATTAGGTAATGAAGTAAAAGCTAGCGAAATCTTCAATGAAGGTGAATTTGTTGATGCTATTGCAACTACAAAAGGAAAAGGATTCCAAGGTGTAGTAAAAAGATGGGGAATTAGAATTCAATATGGTAAAGCTGTTAGAGCAGGTAAAGGAAGACACGTTGGTTCTATTGGTCCTTGGACACCTAGAAGAACTATGTGGACTGTTGCACAAGCAGGTCAAATGGGATACCATAAAAGAACTGAATTCAATAAAAGAATTTTAAAAATCGCATCAGCTGATGAAGTTGACCAAATCAACCCAGATGGTGGATTTGTTAAATACGGACTTGTCAAAAACGATTATGTTTTAGTAAAAGGTTCCTTACCAGGTCCTTCTAAAAGATTAGTAATCTTAAGACAACCTATTAGACCTAATAATAAAGCTGAGGATATACCTCAAATTAATTACATCAGTACAAAATCTAAACAAGGGGTATAA
- the rpl4p gene encoding 50S ribosomal protein L4 — translation MKVNVYSIEGEVKEQIELPAIFDEVYRPDLIKRAVLSAQSARVQPWGNDPMAGKRTSAKGWGSGRGTARVPRIKNGSKAAFVPMAIGGRQAHPTRAEKNHHEKINIKERRFAIRSAVAATTNKEIVEDRGHIVDDLEQVPIIVEDEIEAVKTAKQTREIFEKLGVYDDVIRAKEGKRIRAGRGKTRGRKYKKVKGPLVVVGEDNGISLGARNHAGVDVVVVENLNAELLAPGTHPGRLTVYTKSAVEKLGGLFQ, via the coding sequence ATGAAAGTTAACGTTTATTCTATTGAAGGGGAAGTAAAAGAACAAATCGAACTTCCAGCTATTTTTGATGAAGTATACAGACCAGATTTAATCAAAAGAGCTGTACTTTCTGCACAATCTGCTAGAGTACAACCATGGGGTAATGACCCAATGGCAGGTAAAAGAACTTCCGCTAAAGGATGGGGTTCAGGTAGAGGTACCGCAAGAGTACCAAGGATTAAAAATGGTTCTAAAGCAGCTTTCGTACCAATGGCTATTGGTGGTAGACAAGCACATCCTACTAGAGCTGAAAAAAATCATCACGAAAAAATCAACATTAAAGAAAGAAGATTTGCAATCAGATCTGCTGTTGCAGCAACTACCAATAAAGAAATTGTTGAAGACAGAGGTCACATTGTAGATGATTTAGAACAAGTTCCTATTATTGTTGAAGACGAAATCGAAGCAGTAAAAACTGCAAAACAAACTCGTGAAATTTTCGAAAAATTAGGAGTTTACGATGACGTCATTCGTGCAAAAGAAGGTAAAAGAATCAGAGCAGGTAGAGGAAAAACAAGAGGAAGAAAATACAAAAAAGTAAAAGGACCTCTTGTAGTTGTCGGTGAAGATAACGGTATCTCATTAGGTGCAAGAAACCACGCTGGTGTAGATGTAGTGGTTGTTGAAAACTTAAATGCAGAATTATTAGCACCAGGTACCCACCCAGGAAGACTCACTGTTTATACCAAATCAGCTGTTGAAAAGTTAGGAGGTTTATTCCAATAA
- a CDS encoding 50S ribosomal protein L23, translated as MDSYSIIIKPHVTEKTMNLIDMNNEITFVVNRKANKSQIKKAFEELYEEKVAKVNTHITTKGVKVAYIKLVEEEMAEELAVRIGVF; from the coding sequence ATGGATTCATACTCAATTATTATTAAACCTCATGTTACTGAAAAAACCATGAACTTAATCGATATGAACAATGAAATTACTTTTGTTGTAAACCGTAAAGCTAACAAAAGCCAAATCAAAAAAGCTTTTGAAGAGTTATACGAAGAAAAAGTTGCAAAAGTCAATACTCATATCACTACTAAAGGTGTAAAAGTAGCATACATTAAACTCGTTGAAGAAGAAATGGCAGAAGAACTTGCTGTCAGAATAGGAGTATTCTAA
- a CDS encoding 50S ribosomal protein L2: MGKRLIHQRRGRGTPAHRVASHRFKDKIRYRSYDALEKEGSIKGKVIDIVHDPARTAPIAEVKFENGEKKFILAPESIQIDDEIECGISAPIKFGNTLPLAEIPEGTPIYDIENTPGDGGRFVRSSGTYANVVTHDANQTVVELPSGELKYLNPNCRASIGVVAGGGRKDKPFLKAGKKWHAYKAKGKKFMTVRGVAMNAVDHPHGGGNRQHPGRPTTVSRHAPPGRKVGSIAAKRTGLKR, encoded by the coding sequence ATGGGAAAACGATTAATACATCAAAGAAGAGGTAGAGGAACTCCTGCTCACCGTGTTGCTTCTCACCGTTTCAAAGATAAAATCAGATACAGATCTTACGATGCATTAGAAAAAGAAGGTAGTATCAAAGGTAAAGTCATTGATATTGTACATGACCCAGCAAGAACCGCTCCTATTGCAGAAGTAAAATTCGAAAATGGTGAAAAGAAATTTATATTAGCACCTGAAAGCATTCAAATCGATGATGAAATTGAATGTGGTATTTCTGCTCCAATTAAATTTGGTAATACTTTACCGCTTGCTGAAATTCCTGAAGGTACTCCAATCTATGATATCGAAAACACTCCTGGAGATGGAGGTCGTTTTGTAAGATCTTCCGGAACTTATGCTAATGTTGTTACTCATGATGCTAACCAAACTGTTGTTGAATTACCATCTGGGGAATTAAAATACTTAAATCCTAACTGCCGTGCTAGTATTGGTGTAGTAGCTGGTGGAGGAAGAAAAGATAAACCATTCCTTAAAGCAGGTAAAAAATGGCATGCTTACAAAGCTAAAGGTAAGAAATTCATGACTGTAAGAGGAGTAGCTATGAACGCTGTAGATCACCCTCACGGGGGAGGTAACAGACAACATCCTGGTCGTCCAACTACTGTTTCAAGACATGCACCACCAGGAAGAAAAGTTGGTTCAATTGCAGCTAAGAGAACAGGTTTAAAAAGATAG